The following nucleotide sequence is from Cicer arietinum cultivar CDC Frontier isolate Library 1 chromosome 2, Cicar.CDCFrontier_v2.0, whole genome shotgun sequence.
tatcatacacatcatttgtaactcaagtctatcttttatgttagactGAGTGTGTttataaaaatcctttcaaggttgaaaggtgattctaaaaatcttttatagattgaaaggtgaagattgtaattgatcTAGGTGCGATCAAGAGAAAATGtgtgaaggagaacattcttggttttgaAGCACATAGttaaaatctcacagttgtaaGGACTAGACTAACCCGAGTTGGATGAACCAGtatactttttgtgtgtgatCCTTCTTTTCCTTATCTCCATTTGTTTATCACTCACTTAACACTGATCACATCGTGAAGTTTATTGTTATATTACTAAcaaagaatgttctccttttatTGTTTATCAAACCAAGATGattcttgagttaatttaaattaagcacatgaatcaaaattttaaaaggctcaCAATTCAAACCACCTTTCTTGTGagtgacattgctacttcacaACTCACTAAATGTCATTTgagtttaatttgtttgaaattgttgattGATTGTTTGATATAGTGGTTGTCATATTTGGTTTTTGTGAAATATAACTAAAAACTAATGGAACGCTTTGACATTCGTGAGTTAATTGATCCCATTATCTTAAAGGTAATGAGTGGTTGATGGAAGTAATGGTTGAAGATCAAGAAGCGATTGGAGCTGGAGATGACTTGGTATTTGAGGGTGATACATTGACTTGGGAGGATGTTGCTGATATGGCAGGGGTTGGTGAGCCAATAACAATCACTAGGAGTCCACCAATAATGATGAACCAAGCATCTTGTTTAGGCACACATAACATAGAGGAAGAATAGGAGGATACAAAACAAATTGCACTTGATAATGATGATGAAGAACTTGAATGTGATGATGAGGAGGAGCTTGACcatgatgatgatagtgatcCCATTTAAAGAAcacttgtttttatttaaatgcTTAGACATGTTGTTTTGAGCCTCGGAGGCCGAATCTgttttgctttttattttttatttttttttaatatgtttgaaTATTAGATGTGTTATGTTGACCTTAGAGATTAGAACTTATGTGTTATTTTcgtttatattatatttgaaatattagtagCAATGACCTTTGAAGTTATGAGTTAGGGAAatgtttctttaatttttacacttttctattttttttttacctttatgTGTATGGTATTAAATATAATCGCTCTAAATGTTTCCTTAAACTCTTCGATGTAACGGCTATACTGCTACCTGCTACACTGCTATAGCATTCTAAGGGTGGGCCGATACGCGACGCTATCTACTACTAACTACATAGAACATAACATAATATGATTTAATGCATGTTCAACCAATATGAAATTTAATCAGCAACTACTTCTCATTAAATCCACTACTTGGGATTGTTACAAGTAGGAAGACGCTCTCCTACTTAACGGAGAAGAGTTTTTAGTCGGAGTTACCAATATTTTATAGATTGCTTTAGTGGTGTCATTAATACCATTTAGAAAAACAACTTATATATACAATCATCAAATTGATATCATTTAATCCAACACAATCGATATATGTGACTTGTGTATCATAAAGTTGCTATCATATTCATCAATATCaacaatatattatttacaCAACATCACAATCAATCATTTCCATAATTAATTCACATTTACTATTCTTAGTTAAGGTTATTAACATACTATTCTTCATTTAATCGATTAACTATCCCATCTAATCAATTATCTTGTACTTAATCCATTAACCAAGAACCTGACTCATTAATCCTAATCACAAGTTGACATTTAgtgattttttagattttctaGCTACTTAATCGATCAACACATGAATTTCACTACGTCTAACCGATTAACACAGCTTATCAGTAAATTCGACCCCTAGCATAATTCAACAGAAACATACCAATTATCAAATAACACAACAATTCATCACCAAAACATAAATCACACGTATTTAGACATACAACTCACATAATTCAgctatttaattgattaaataaattatctaatcGATTAATCAGACTTCACTCTGCAGTAACTCTTACCCAACTAATCCATATGGTCCATAAtgaataaaatttcatttttcaaatcttAATATATGGTTTGAAAGCAAAATAAAAAGTCACTTTTCCATTAGATGAAACCATGATACGTAAACTATATCCAAACATGAATTACGTTTTCTCTTACCAAGTCCATTTTTATGTtgagtttaataaaataaaataaaataaataaaatataacttgaGTAAGAGCAAAGTTTCTTTTAGACAATGGTAGCAAATACgagacattttatttatttaattcataagcACTAACACCAATAATtgttttatcattaaaaatatttaactttaatcATATGAGCTGAGCATTAAGGGACCTAGAACTTGACCTGTGATTAGAAAAACAGCTCAGATTTTAACACACTAATTAGGCTGAATCTCAAAATCATCATCAAATACCCAACTATTAGTCTTTACCCATACAAGAGAACAAATACACAGCCTAACATGTTGCAAGAGCTCTGAATGAATTAATCAGAACATCTTCTTTCAGATTATGACCTGTTAATcacaaaataaacatattaacaAGATGAAGAGTATTCAAATTTGTGCTTACACAAGAGAAAGCTCTTCTAGTTACCTATAAAGACTATCTTATTAATCTTGTTTTCTTCCTTCCCCCACTTGCGAGCAGGAACAATCTCATATAGTTCTCTCACTGCCTGCGAGGTTTTCAccaatcaattatttaaaacccAAATATTATATAGAAGGAGGCATACACTCTAAAAGTAAGTATTTCTCAAAATGACTACTTTAATCCATGTTTGGATTTGCAGTAAGTTTAGTAGAATCACTATGAACtactgtgattttgttgaagcTACAAAGAGTGATTTCGACAAAATCTACACTTTGTAGCTTCGACAAAATCACCATGACTCAAATAAAATACGTAagcattttttttactattaactGTTAGATGGAAGCTTCTAATGTTATAAAATTGAGTATATCAAATGATTTGAAAACTAATTGATACTTCATCTAACTACTTTATGTTAATGTATAACatacttttcaaaatttattacttacataagtaaaaaataaaccaCAAGATTGCATACCCATGAATGTCAAATTTATCTAAACCATGGTGTGCATTATAATCATGTTAATATTCAATGTTTCACTTACCAACGATACAAAAGTTACGAAGTAGAGTAGATGTTTAAGATTAGCAAGTGAATAGGTGTATCAAATTAGAGGGGAAACCACTACTACATATCCATGATCTCGATTGATTTTACATGTGACTATCATCCATGTACAATAAGATTTTTAAGGGGTTACAAGTTCTTAGAATTTAGGATTGGGCCAAACTCAACCCAACAAAGATGACTTTTAAGGTGAGAGATGCCTCTACTTATAAACCCTTTTTAGGACCATATCACACACCCCTCATGACCAAGAGGACAAGAATAGACATTTGGAACATGACTTGAGTGACTCAATAATAACGGATGTCCTAACAGATCTTATATAGACTCTTATACTATCTTAAAATTTGGAGTTGGACCTAAATCAACTCCATAAAACCGACTTTTAAAGTGAGAAATGCCACTGTTTATAAACATTTTTCGGACCATATTACATCCAATATTAGACTCTAAACACAAGCAACTCTTGACCATTTAATCTTAGACAAACGGTCAATCAATCTTGAACATTTTCACATTGTTAGATTAGCTTCACTTGCCAACTCACGCTCTCACTAGATCTACCTAACAAAATTGTACGTGCCTAACCACTGGTGAAGATGGATCATATATACCTGCTTAGAGACAGAAGAACATTCTAGTACCATAAGACAAATTTTAGGAAAATCATAATGATGTTAAGTATAACTTACCTGCAGAGTATGCAATTGATCAGAGTTTTGAACACTTAAAACTCCTTTGCAACGGTATACATCCATATCATATTTCTTATCCCAAAGAATCTCCTCTAGCCATATACAAGTCTACAATGGTTTAAACATTatataaattgttaaaattCAGTGTAAGTTTTTATTATTGCTTGATTGTCCAACATCCTAGACTAATTGTTAGTAGTCCTAGTCAATACAACTTCCTAGacattgaatataattattacaacatcattataaatagaagTTGTATGATCTCATTAGACACGCAGAAATTACTCATactttacataaataaataccAGTTGAAACTGAAAAAGGTTTATTCGAAAGATACTTGATTAGAAGCTatacaagaaagaaaaaattcaagtaatttttatatataatgtgATCTGCAATAACATCATGAATGAAATTTGAAAATCTACCTTATCAAGATCAATTGCGCGTGTCTCGCAAATGCACAAGGTTCTCACGCCACTATCATGGAGCTTTTTAGTAGACAAAGAACGACTTTCTTCTAACAATGCCTCTAAATGTGTTGCATGCTGAAAAGAGAGGCGGCAAATGGTAAATTGCAATCATGAAGGTGGGAAGAAAAGACTATGGATCAAGAACGAAAATACATATGATTTACTGCGGTATCATAAGCTTGGCGGTTCAATATCTTAGATAAGTCGACTTGACATCGAACAGAATGAATTATCTCTGCAAGTGTGTTAATGTTATGGATTTCCTCCTCAAGTTCCTCCAGAGCTCCAGAACCTTCTGCAGATACCAAATCAACCTTGTTAAGAATTACAATGTCCTGAAACAAACAGCAAAATTATTAGCTCTTCAATATACAATTCTACTATGTAAATTCTCTTAAATGCAGTTATGGTCCCTCTACTATCACTGATTCATGATTTTAGCCCCCCAATGTCTAAATCCAATATATAGTCctcaatttcaaaaatttagaaattttccCTACCAATAAATTTGGGGTTTACTTTTGTTGATGCGTCAAGGTTAAAAATTAGTTGCCAAGTCACAGGGTTGAGTTGAGTGACAATGAATATGTggattaaatattattttatttttcgtaTCATTAAAGTATTGTTTAAAAAGTAAaacttaaaatgaaaaaataatttaaaaccctaaaaaaattagatttcaCAAAAATTATGCATTGCCACATGACCTAGTGACTTGTTGGCTTGTTATTTAACATGACAAAGCAGCAAAAATAAGTCCAAAATTCAGCGTTGGAGaacttttttttgaaatttaaaaaattagggGACTATATTTTCGAatttaaaatagggggaccaaaatcGTGAATCAGCAAAAATAGAAGTACTAAAAgttcatttaaattattgttaGGGTACTATGGTACCTTTACTTGTTGTACTATGCTAGTACTTGACCTAAATTATCAGCATAGATAGGGGAGATATATGGtcagttttatatataacaattactTTGTCTTGTTAGTGAAATatagtttaaagtgttccttctatcacaattttttttcttatctttttttcatataaaaataaaaatctgacaactattaaatgataaaaaaaatgcattatcAATAAGAATCAATAACTGAAATCCAGTtaatataataaacaattaCCGCAAATGCTATCTGAAAATATGCTTCAGGAAATGAAGATGAGCCACGGTGCTCCTTGAGCTGAAACCTAACATTTTTTGCATCGACAACCTATTTGGACAGAAACACAATTAGAAAAAGGCACCATGATTCACAAATCATAAGCCATGCTTTCATGTACTAAGGAAAAAAATAGCTTTTGCTACATTAGCGATGGCccgaaaataaaaataaaaatagaaaacataaTCAATTTCATCCATTAAAGACACTTACAGTGACAATGGAATCAAGCTTCACGTCAGATTCCAACTGTTCATCCAACCAAAGAATAGATGCCAGAGGTGCTGGATTAGCCAAACCAGTGGTTTCCAGCAATATATGGTCTAACCTAAAGAtacaaaataactaaataattgtGCCAAGATAAGACCCACTTTGCTGAAAACTACATCAATTCATGACAGAACTAAAAGGGGTTTTGATAAAAGTGAACAAAAACACTATGC
It contains:
- the LOC101497141 gene encoding uncharacterized protein; protein product: MEHEEDEEPPLAVQIQLDNDQSVSQQPSVGVTLITGYLGAGKSTLVNHILNSQHGKRIAVILNEFGEEIGVERALINEGEGGAVVEEWVELANGCICCTVKHSLVQALEQLVQRKERLDHILLETTGLANPAPLASILWLDEQLESDVKLDSIVTVVDAKNVRFQLKEHRGSSSFPEAYFQIAFADIVILNKVDLVSAEGSGALEELEEEIHNINTLAEIIHSVRCQVDLSKILNRQAYDTAHATHLEALLEESRSLSTKKLHDSGVRTLCICETRAIDLDKTCIWLEEILWDKKYDMDVYRCKGVLSVQNSDQLHTLQAVRELYEIVPARKWGKEENKINKIVFIGHNLKEDVLINSFRALATC